A single genomic interval of Nostoc commune NIES-4072 harbors:
- a CDS encoding SIMPL domain-containing protein has product MTRTALPGSQFSHGKLWKILPLAMLLCVNFPLPTLAQEKEKLWRTLSVSGRGVETIPTTLAQVNLGVEIQGKTAQEVQQEAARRSSAVVAFLKSQNVEKLQTTGIQLNPVYSYTNNVQRITGYAANNIVSFRIPTEKAGTLLDNAVKAGATQINGISFVANDEAIAAAQKQALKEATQDAQQQADAVFSALGFKSKEVVSIQVNNASAPPPPPMLLRAEAAKVADASTPVVGGEQQVEASVTLQISY; this is encoded by the coding sequence ATGACTAGAACCGCTTTACCCGGTTCTCAGTTTTCTCATGGAAAATTGTGGAAAATACTGCCTTTAGCAATGCTTTTATGTGTAAATTTTCCATTGCCTACGTTAGCACAAGAAAAAGAGAAATTGTGGCGAACCCTTAGTGTGAGCGGTCGCGGAGTAGAAACAATTCCTACAACCTTGGCGCAAGTCAATTTAGGAGTGGAGATTCAGGGGAAAACAGCCCAAGAGGTACAGCAAGAAGCCGCCCGGAGGTCATCGGCTGTAGTTGCGTTCCTCAAAAGCCAAAATGTTGAAAAATTACAAACTACTGGTATCCAGCTTAATCCAGTTTACAGTTACACCAATAATGTGCAGAGGATTACAGGCTATGCTGCCAATAACATAGTTAGTTTTCGCATTCCTACCGAGAAAGCCGGTACATTATTGGATAATGCAGTGAAAGCGGGTGCGACACAAATTAACGGTATTAGTTTTGTTGCTAATGATGAAGCGATCGCAGCTGCTCAAAAGCAAGCATTAAAAGAAGCTACCCAAGATGCCCAGCAGCAAGCTGATGCTGTTTTCAGTGCCTTGGGTTTCAAATCCAAAGAAGTGGTGAGCATTCAAGTTAATAATGCCAGTGCGCCTCCACCACCACCGATGTTGTTAAGGGCTGAAGCTGCCAAAGTAGCTGATGCCTCAACCCCTGTCGTTGGTGGTGAGCAGCAAGTAGAAGCATCGGTGACATTGCAAATTAGTTATTAG
- a CDS encoding single-stranded DNA-binding protein: MSINVVTLIGRVGGDPEIKYFESGSVKCRLTLAVNRRTKEGEHTDWFNLELWGKTAEVAGNYVRKGRQIAVKGSLKFDTWSDRQTGANRSSPVIQVDQLDLLGSKRDSEGGGDFSPENF; the protein is encoded by the coding sequence ATGAGTATCAATGTTGTCACCCTCATTGGTCGTGTAGGCGGCGACCCAGAGATTAAGTATTTCGAGTCTGGTAGCGTTAAGTGTAGATTGACACTAGCTGTTAATCGCCGTACTAAAGAAGGCGAACATACTGACTGGTTTAATTTGGAGCTATGGGGAAAAACGGCTGAGGTGGCAGGTAATTATGTACGTAAAGGCAGGCAAATTGCAGTTAAAGGTTCCTTGAAGTTTGACACATGGAGCGATCGCCAAACAGGAGCAAACCGATCCTCACCAGTTATCCAAGTAGATCAACTGGATTTATTAGGCTCTAAGCGCGATTCAGAAGGGGGCGGAGATTTTTCGCCAGAGAATTTCTAA